From Rissa tridactyla isolate bRisTri1 chromosome 7, bRisTri1.patW.cur.20221130, whole genome shotgun sequence, a single genomic window includes:
- the LOC128913163 gene encoding apoptosis-inducing factor 3-like, which yields MNSEDTVTAEVCKEDDIGDGELWEVMVAGYPVLLVRNKKEFHALGSKCPHQGAPLSKGVLRGERLRCPWHGACFNIKTGDIEEYPSLDCLPCFEVKVEDGKVFVTAKKKDLESSVRMKDTSKRCHLNRDTMLLLGGGVAALLCAETLRQEGFTGRIIMATKEKHVPYDKSKLSKEMNLKAEDIYLRKPEFLAAHGIELWTEKEAASVDFQKQKVRFMDGSSQKYNRLLIATGSHSSSLKVPGADLQNVCILQTPEDSSKILELATGKNLVIVGASFVGMEIAAFLSDKAGTISVVEKKEFPFQHVLGPQVGGVTMKMLQNKGVKFYMKTELSELKGKDGKVTEAVLSSGEKLPAAVVVAGIGVFPNSAFLKGTSIARDDRGAILVDLHMQTNIPNVFAAGDVVSFPVALLNGDRSSIHHQQVAEAHGHIAALNMLKKEKELRTVPFFWTTMLGKSIRYAGCGKGYTDTVVKGNLEQQKFLIFYIRDGFVTAAASLNCDPMVSLIAEVLCSGKQISKEEAEACDINNMPLLAET from the exons ATGAACAGCGAAGACACCGTCACTGCTGAGGTCTGCAAGGAGGACGACATTGGGGACGGAGA GCTCTGGGAGGTGATGGTGGCTGGCTACCCGGTGCTGCTGGTGAGGAACAAGAAGGAGTTCCACGCCCTGGGCAGCAAGTGCCCCCACCAAGGTGCCCCGCTCAGCAAAG GGGTCTTGAGAGGGGAGAGGCTGCGCTGCCCCTGGCATGGTGCCTGCTTTAACATCAAAACCGGAGACATCGAGGAATACCCTTCTCTGGACTGCCTTCCCTGCTTTGAG GTAAAGGTGGAAGATGGAAAGGTCTTCGTTACAGCAAAAAAGAAG GATCTTGAAAGCAGCGTCAGGATGAAGGACACAAGCAAGCGATGCCACCTCAACCGGGACACGATGCTGCTTCTAGGGGGAG GTGTGGCTGCCCTGCTGTGTGCAGAGACACTTCGCCAAGAGGGCTTTACTGGCAGGATCATCATGGCCACCAAAGAGAAACACGTTCCATACGACAAGTCCAAACTGAGCAAG gAAATGAACTTGAAAGCTGAGGACATCTACTTGAGGAAACCTGAATTCCTCGCTGCTCATGGCATAGAGCTCTGGACGGAGAAAGAG gcAGCGTCGGTGGATTTCCAGAAGCAGAAGGTCCGCTTCATGGACGGGTCCTCGCAGAAGTATAATCGGCTGCTCATCGCAACAGGCAGCCA ttccAGCTCCCTCAAAGTCCCAGGTGCAGACCTGCAGAACGTGTGCATTCTCCAAACCCCAGAAGATTCTAGCAAGATCTTAGAGCTGGCAACTGGGAAGAATCTGGTGATCGTAGGAGCTTCATTCGTAG GAATGGAGATAGCTGCCTTCCTCTCAGACAAGGCTGGTACCATCTCAGtggtggaaaaaaaggagttCCCTTTCCAGCATGTGCTGGGTCCTCAGGTCGGAGGTGTCACCATGAAG aTGCTGCAAAATAAAGGGGTGAAGTTTTACATGAAAACAGAACTCTCTGAGCTGAAAGGAAAGGATGGAAAG GTCACAGAAGCTGTACTTTCCAGTGGAGAGAAACTACCCGCAGCTGTGGTAGTGGCGGGAATAG ggGTGTTCCCCAACTCAGCCTTTCTGAAGGGCACCTCCATCGCCAGAGATGACAGAGGTGCCATCCTGGTGGATCTG CACATGCAAACCAACATCCCAAACGTCTTCGCTGCGGGGGATGTGGTCTCCTTTCCTGTAGCGCTGCTCAACGGGGACCGGTCCAGCATCCATCACCAACAGGTGGCCGAGGCCCACG GTCACATTGCTGCCTTGAACATgctgaagaaagagaaggagttGCGCACTGTCCCCTTCTTCTGGACCACGATGCTTGGGAAAAGCATCCGCTACGCAG GCTGCGGGAAGGGATACACGGACACTGTTGTGAAGGGCAACCTGGAGCAACAGAAGTTCCTGATCTTTTACATCAG GGACGGCTTCGTGACTGCAGCTGCCAGCCTGAACTGTGACCCCATGGTGTCCCTGATTGCAGAAGTTTTATGCTCAGGGAAACAAATCTCTAAAGAAGAAGCAGA GGCCTGCGACATCAACAATATGCCCTTGCTGGCAGAAACCTAA